A window of the Brassica oleracea var. oleracea cultivar TO1000 chromosome C1, BOL, whole genome shotgun sequence genome harbors these coding sequences:
- the LOC106308041 gene encoding MLO-like protein 13 isoform X2 yields the protein MAEEENSLEYTPTWVVAFICFIIVLLSLLAERGLHHLGKYLKRRKQDALFEALQKLKEAELMLLGFISLLLTVSQTAIRHICVPPALVSNMFPCKKPLEEEHHAPETSHSLVFNTRHLLSTGASPDHCTTKGKVPLISVEALHHLHIFIFVLAVIHVIFCASTMVLGGARIQQWKRWEDNFKKIPSQKDASKPGHAHAHHAHAHAHALHELFNANHEFFKMHAGGFWRRSVVISWLRSFCKQFYGSVTKSEYIALRHGFIMTHCPTNPTFNFHKYMLRTVEMDFKKVVTISWYLWLFVVVFLLLNVGGWNTYFWLSFLPLILLLMVGTKLENIISSLAVDVCEKRNRGEQAVITPSDELFWFHRPEIVLQLVHFILFQNSFEIAFFFWILFTYGIHSCIMEKLGFLIPRLVMGVLVQVLCSYSTLPLYALVTQMGSKFKKGIFDELVHSTLEVWLSDTRNKGESTSEAHRMEIEPTIPESFNVQVNELMECDNP from the exons ATGGCAGAAGAAGAGAATTCACTTGAATATACACCCACATGGGTCGTAGCGTTCATCTGTTTCATCATCGTTCTCTTGTCCCTTCTCGCTGAACGTGGTCTTCATCATCTTGGAAAG TATCTGAAGCGTAGAAAACAAGATGCCTTGTTTGAGGCCTTGCAGAAACTTAAAGAAG CAGAACTGATGCTTTTGGGATTCATCTCGTTACTGTTAACGGTGTCTCAGACAGCAATTAGGCATATATGTGTCCCACCAGCTCTTGTTAGCAACATGTTCCCTTGTAAGAAGCCATTGGAGGAGGAGCATCATGCTCCTGAAACATCTCATTCGCTTGTCTTCAATACACGACATCTACTTTCAACAGGAGCAAGTCCAGACCATTGTACTACCAAG GGGAAGGTTCCTTTAATATCCGTTGAAGCGTTACATCATCTACATATCTTCATCTTCGTGCTAGCGGTTATTCACGTCATCTTCTGTGCCTCAACTATGGTTCTTGGAGGAGCTAGG ATACAACAATGGAAGCGTTGGGAGGATAATTTCAAGAAAATTCCTTCTCAAAAGG ATGCATCAAAGCCTGGTCATGCTCACGCTCATCATGCTCATGCTCATGCTCATGCCCTTCACGAGTTATTTAACGCAAATCATGAGTTCTTCAAGATGCATGCTGGAGGATTCTGGAGAAGATCTGTTGTCATCAGCTGGCTG AGATCATTCTGCAAGCAGTTTTATGGTTCTGTCACCAAATCAGAATATATAGCTCTGCGACATGGGTTCATCATG ACCCATTGCCCCACAAACCCAACATTTAATTTTCACAAGTACATGCTAAGAACAGTGGAGATGGATTTCAAGAAAGTTGTGACCATAAG CTGGTATCTCTGGCTCTTTGTTGTCGTCTTTCTTCTGCTGAATGTAGGAGGATGGAATACTTACTTCTGGTTGTCTTTCTTGCCTTTAATA TTGTTACTAATGGTGGGTACGAAACTGGAGAATATAATAAGTAGCTTAGCTGTGGATGTTTGTGAGAAGAGAAACCGTGGGGAACAAGCAGTCATCACACCTTCTGATGAACTCTTTTGGTTCCATAGGCCAGAGATTGTTCTCCAACTCGTCCACTTCATTCTCTTTCAGAATTCATTTGAGATCGCTTTCTTCTTCTGGATTTTG TTCACATATGGAATACATTCGTGTATCATGGAGAAACTAGGCTTCCTTATTCCACGGCTCGTCATGGG AGTGTTAGTCCAAGTGCTTTGCAGTTACAGCACACTCCCACTTTATGCTCTTGTTACACAA ATGGGTAGCAAATTCAAGAAAGGGATATTCGACGAGTTAGTACACTCCACACTGGAAGTAT
- the LOC106308041 gene encoding MLO-like protein 13 isoform X1 — translation MDTLEREKTLKKLKIIEFAWDRRKVFYAFYYTRVVSISRCSKMAEEENSLEYTPTWVVAFICFIIVLLSLLAERGLHHLGKYLKRRKQDALFEALQKLKEELMLLGFISLLLTVSQTAIRHICVPPALVSNMFPCKKPLEEEHHAPETSHSLVFNTRHLLSTGASPDHCTTKGKVPLISVEALHHLHIFIFVLAVIHVIFCASTMVLGGARIQQWKRWEDNFKKIPSQKDASKPGHAHAHHAHAHAHALHELFNANHEFFKMHAGGFWRRSVVISWLRSFCKQFYGSVTKSEYIALRHGFIMTHCPTNPTFNFHKYMLRTVEMDFKKVVTISWYLWLFVVVFLLLNVGGWNTYFWLSFLPLILLLMVGTKLENIISSLAVDVCEKRNRGEQAVITPSDELFWFHRPEIVLQLVHFILFQNSFEIAFFFWILFTYGIHSCIMEKLGFLIPRLVMGVLVQVLCSYSTLPLYALVTQMGSKFKKGIFDELVHSTLEVWLSDTRNKGESTSEAHRMEIEPTIPESFNVQVNELMECDNP, via the exons ATGGACACCTTAGAGAGAGAAAAAACACTTAAAAAACTGAAAATTATTGAGT TTGCGTGGGACAGAAGAAAGGTTTTTTATGCTTTTTACTATACAAG AGTTGTCTCCATCTCGAGGTGCAGCAAAATGGCAGAAGAAGAGAATTCACTTGAATATACACCCACATGGGTCGTAGCGTTCATCTGTTTCATCATCGTTCTCTTGTCCCTTCTCGCTGAACGTGGTCTTCATCATCTTGGAAAG TATCTGAAGCGTAGAAAACAAGATGCCTTGTTTGAGGCCTTGCAGAAACTTAAAGAAG AACTGATGCTTTTGGGATTCATCTCGTTACTGTTAACGGTGTCTCAGACAGCAATTAGGCATATATGTGTCCCACCAGCTCTTGTTAGCAACATGTTCCCTTGTAAGAAGCCATTGGAGGAGGAGCATCATGCTCCTGAAACATCTCATTCGCTTGTCTTCAATACACGACATCTACTTTCAACAGGAGCAAGTCCAGACCATTGTACTACCAAG GGGAAGGTTCCTTTAATATCCGTTGAAGCGTTACATCATCTACATATCTTCATCTTCGTGCTAGCGGTTATTCACGTCATCTTCTGTGCCTCAACTATGGTTCTTGGAGGAGCTAGG ATACAACAATGGAAGCGTTGGGAGGATAATTTCAAGAAAATTCCTTCTCAAAAGG ATGCATCAAAGCCTGGTCATGCTCACGCTCATCATGCTCATGCTCATGCTCATGCCCTTCACGAGTTATTTAACGCAAATCATGAGTTCTTCAAGATGCATGCTGGAGGATTCTGGAGAAGATCTGTTGTCATCAGCTGGCTG AGATCATTCTGCAAGCAGTTTTATGGTTCTGTCACCAAATCAGAATATATAGCTCTGCGACATGGGTTCATCATG ACCCATTGCCCCACAAACCCAACATTTAATTTTCACAAGTACATGCTAAGAACAGTGGAGATGGATTTCAAGAAAGTTGTGACCATAAG CTGGTATCTCTGGCTCTTTGTTGTCGTCTTTCTTCTGCTGAATGTAGGAGGATGGAATACTTACTTCTGGTTGTCTTTCTTGCCTTTAATA TTGTTACTAATGGTGGGTACGAAACTGGAGAATATAATAAGTAGCTTAGCTGTGGATGTTTGTGAGAAGAGAAACCGTGGGGAACAAGCAGTCATCACACCTTCTGATGAACTCTTTTGGTTCCATAGGCCAGAGATTGTTCTCCAACTCGTCCACTTCATTCTCTTTCAGAATTCATTTGAGATCGCTTTCTTCTTCTGGATTTTG TTCACATATGGAATACATTCGTGTATCATGGAGAAACTAGGCTTCCTTATTCCACGGCTCGTCATGGG AGTGTTAGTCCAAGTGCTTTGCAGTTACAGCACACTCCCACTTTATGCTCTTGTTACACAA ATGGGTAGCAAATTCAAGAAAGGGATATTCGACGAGTTAGTACACTCCACACTGGAAGTAT